The DNA sequence TTGACGACGCGAACCCCGGCGTCGCGCGCCGCCCCCATGTCGATGTTGACCGGGCCGCCGCGCGAAACCGCGACGAGCTTCAGACCGGGCAGTGCTGCCAGCATCCCCCGGGACAGTGGCGCCAGTTGCGTCACCAGGATTTCCGCGTCACCGATGAATTCGACGATATCCTCGGGCTTGCCGAGGTACTCCTTGAGCCCATCCATGCCTTCGACGGCATAGCCGTGCTCCATCGGCACATCCGGCCAGGGCAGCTCGAGCGTGCGGATGTCATGGCCGTTGCCGGTCGCCTCGACGATCTTGTCGCGGAATACGTCCGGCAGCATGAACCGGTCGCCGATAATGGCTATCTTCTTCATTTCGGTCTTTCCTGTTGGTTTCCGGCGTCAGCACTTTGGGAGAGTGCGTGCCAGACGGGTCTGAGCGCTGTTCGCGACTGCTGGTAGGCGGGGAAGAGATCGTCGTAGCGGCTGCTAAGCACCGGATCGGCGGCTTCCGCCGGTCGTTGATAGGGGGTGACCCAATCTCCAAGGCAATCGGCCATCGAGGGATAGATGCCGAGCGAGACGGCAGCGATCATCGCAGCGCCCGCGGCCCCCGCCTCTTCCCGCTCGCTCGTCTGGACGCTGGCGCCGAGCGCCGCTCCAAGGATGCGGCGGAGCGATGCGCTGCGCGCGGCACCGCCCGTCAGCCGGATACGCGACGGCAGCGGCCCCATTTCCGCGTAGCAATCGCGCGCCGCCATGGCGAGCCCGTCGAAGACCGCCTTCACCATGTCGGGAAAGCCGTGGGTGATCGAGAGGCCGACGAAGGACGCGCGCGCCGAAGCGTCGACGAACGGCCCTCGCTCGCCGGCATCCGAGATATAGGGCTGGAAGATCAGCGGCGTCTCCTTCGCCTCGGCCAGCCAGCCGTCGACGTGGGCGAGCAACTCGCTCTTGGATTTTTCGACGCCCATGCCCTTGAGCAGGCCTGATGCCACCGACAGGATCCAGTCGATATTGAGCGTCGCCGCCATGTTCGACTGCATCTGCGCATAGGTGCCCGGGATCGGCATGCACATGGTGTAGCCGGTCAGATCCCGGTTGAGCCGCACGTCGTCGGCGCCATTGGCAAGCCGCATGTGCATGCCTGTCGAACCGACGATCGAGCAGCCGGTATCCGTGCCGGGATCATAAAGCCCTGCGCCTAGCGCCGTGCAGACGACATCGACGTAACCGAGCACAACAGGCGTGCCCTCAATGAGGCCCGCAATGCGGGCCGCTTCGGCCGAAAGCAGGTGGTGGGTGGAGGCGCCGTCGACGATCTCCGGCAGCACGTGTTTCAGCTTTTCGAGGCCGAGGAAGGCGATGACGTCGTCGTTGTAGGTCCGGGTGCGGAAATTACCGAAGCTGAAATTCGCTTCGGACGGATCGGTCGCACGCTTGCCCGTCAGTTTGAAATACAGCCAGTCCTTGCAATGGAACGTCGTTGCGACGCCCGAGAGCATCTCGGGCGCATGGTCGCTCATCCAGCGCAGTTGCGGCCCCTGCTGGCAGGCGGCAAGCCCCGCGCCGGTGCTTTGAAAGCGGGCGATATCGCCGCAGTCGGCGCGCAGCCGCTCCACCGTTTCGCCGGCGCGCGCGTCGAGCCAGAGCCAGCCCTTGCCGACAGGCTCACCCGTCTTGTCGATCATCCAGGTGCCATCGCCCTGACCGGTGACCGCGATCGCGGCAACGCGGCCGGCGAGGTTTTCGATCTTGTCGGAGAGCTGCTTCAGCGTCGCAGCGGCGTCCACCCAGGTGCGTTCGAGATCCTGGACGCTGCCGGCACGGCCGACCGCCTCATAGGCGTTCGGCAGCGCCGCCATCGCGATCTGTCGGCCGCGGAGATCGAAGGCCACCGACTTGATGACCGACGTGCCCGCATCGATGCCGATGAGGATGTCCCGCATCAGGCAAGCTCCTGTCCATGGCTGATCGCCCGGCCGCTCTCGCCGTCAAAGACATGCAGGCTCGACGGATCGAGATGAATGCCGATCGGCTGGCCGACATCAAGCTCGGTGC is a window from the Ensifer adhaerens genome containing:
- a CDS encoding FGGY-family carbohydrate kinase, whose translation is MRDILIGIDAGTSVIKSVAFDLRGRQIAMAALPNAYEAVGRAGSVQDLERTWVDAAATLKQLSDKIENLAGRVAAIAVTGQGDGTWMIDKTGEPVGKGWLWLDARAGETVERLRADCGDIARFQSTGAGLAACQQGPQLRWMSDHAPEMLSGVATTFHCKDWLYFKLTGKRATDPSEANFSFGNFRTRTYNDDVIAFLGLEKLKHVLPEIVDGASTHHLLSAEAARIAGLIEGTPVVLGYVDVVCTALGAGLYDPGTDTGCSIVGSTGMHMRLANGADDVRLNRDLTGYTMCMPIPGTYAQMQSNMAATLNIDWILSVASGLLKGMGVEKSKSELLAHVDGWLAEAKETPLIFQPYISDAGERGPFVDASARASFVGLSITHGFPDMVKAVFDGLAMAARDCYAEMGPLPSRIRLTGGAARSASLRRILGAALGASVQTSEREEAGAAGAAMIAAVSLGIYPSMADCLGDWVTPYQRPAEAADPVLSSRYDDLFPAYQQSRTALRPVWHALSQSADAGNQQERPK